The following proteins are co-located in the Pyrococcus abyssi GE5 genome:
- a CDS encoding pyruvate/ketoisovalerate ferredoxin oxidoreductase subunit gamma: MIEIRFHGRGGQGAVTAANILAEAAFIEGKYVQAFPFFGVERRGAPVTAFTRIDEKPIRIKTQIYEPDVVVVLDPSLLETVDVTAGLKEDGIVIVNTEKSKEEVLEKLKRKPKKLALVDATTIALETLGLPITNTAILGAVAKATGLVKIESVETAIKDTFSGELGEKNAKAAREAFEKTQIFEV, translated from the coding sequence ATGATAGAGATTCGTTTTCACGGTAGAGGTGGACAAGGTGCCGTTACCGCTGCGAACATTCTTGCAGAAGCCGCTTTCATAGAGGGTAAGTACGTTCAAGCGTTCCCATTCTTCGGTGTTGAAAGGAGAGGAGCCCCGGTTACAGCGTTCACAAGGATAGATGAGAAGCCAATAAGGATAAAGACCCAGATATATGAGCCGGACGTTGTGGTCGTCTTAGACCCATCACTCCTCGAGACCGTTGACGTAACCGCTGGACTCAAGGAGGATGGGATAGTAATAGTCAACACCGAAAAGAGCAAGGAGGAAGTCCTTGAAAAGCTAAAGAGGAAACCCAAGAAGCTGGCCCTCGTTGATGCAACTACAATAGCATTGGAAACCTTGGGTCTACCAATTACGAACACCGCAATCCTCGGTGCTGTGGCAAAGGCCACAGGACTCGTCAAGATAGAGAGCGTTGAAACCGCTATTAAGGACACATTCTCAGGAGAGCTCGGTGAAAAGAACGCCAAAGCAGCAAGGGAAGCTTTCGAGAAGACTCAGATATTTGAGGTCTGA
- a CDS encoding GNAT family N-acetyltransferase, whose amino-acid sequence MKIREATLNDAQGITEVHISDVKIPRYEELSVEERYRYGGPWMSVETCAIHINNLLLHNHPVLVAEENGRILGELEMLISEEMFLGKIRKICHVNVLMVHKDYRGKGIGRALMIEAERVARERGCELITVTPEDRAVGFYKKLGYETLIKEKIFEVKTTKGNANVTKKKFSWEDVRRLDIVAGRFQSSYYHWFSNFVDVIHGIDTDRIIETGIVGKSYYILRRLPNGKGAVYVWGRYEDIPVILKRAGNYFQEIVTCSNIKLGRIIGENVILGKALCSGVAL is encoded by the coding sequence ATGAAAATTAGAGAAGCGACCCTTAATGATGCTCAGGGAATAACAGAAGTTCACATCTCAGATGTTAAGATTCCAAGGTATGAAGAGTTGAGCGTTGAGGAGAGGTATCGCTATGGCGGACCCTGGATGAGCGTTGAAACCTGTGCGATTCATATAAACAACTTACTGCTCCACAATCATCCAGTTCTAGTAGCCGAAGAAAATGGAAGAATTCTCGGAGAGCTCGAAATGCTAATCAGCGAAGAGATGTTCCTGGGAAAGATCAGGAAGATATGTCACGTTAATGTTTTGATGGTTCACAAGGATTACAGGGGAAAGGGAATTGGAAGGGCCCTCATGATAGAAGCTGAGAGAGTTGCGAGGGAGAGGGGATGCGAGCTTATAACGGTCACTCCAGAGGATAGAGCCGTTGGATTCTATAAGAAGCTTGGATATGAAACCTTGATCAAGGAGAAGATATTCGAGGTTAAAACTACAAAAGGAAATGCAAATGTGACGAAAAAGAAGTTTTCCTGGGAAGACGTAAGGAGGTTAGATATCGTAGCTGGAAGGTTCCAGAGTTCCTACTATCACTGGTTTTCAAACTTCGTTGATGTTATACATGGCATCGATACTGACAGAATAATCGAGACGGGAATCGTGGGCAAATCCTATTACATCCTTAGGAGGCTACCAAATGGGAAAGGAGCAGTCTACGTCTGGGGAAGGTACGAAGATATCCCAGTAATACTTAAAAGGGCCGGAAACTACTTCCAGGAGATTGTAACATGTAGTAACATTAAACTCGGAAGAATTATAGGTGAGAACGTTATCCTGGGTAAGGCTCTTTGCTCAGGGGTAGCTCTTTAA
- a CDS encoding 3-methyl-2-oxobutanoate dehydrogenase subunit delta → MNTLFGKAKEEARVISPKSVDEYPEAPITLGTTLVNFTGDWRTFMPVIDESKCVKCYICWKFCPEPAIYIKEDGFVAIDYDYCKGCGICANECPTKAITMVREEK, encoded by the coding sequence ATGAACACCCTCTTTGGAAAGGCAAAGGAAGAGGCGAGGGTAATTTCTCCTAAATCAGTTGATGAGTATCCAGAGGCTCCGATAACCCTTGGAACTACGCTCGTTAACTTTACTGGTGATTGGAGAACTTTCATGCCAGTCATTGACGAATCCAAGTGCGTTAAGTGTTACATTTGTTGGAAGTTCTGTCCCGAGCCTGCAATATACATAAAAGAAGATGGCTTCGTTGCAATAGACTATGATTATTGTAAGGGTTGTGGGATATGCGCTAACGAATGCCCAACCAAGGCTATAACCATGGTTAGGGAGGAGAAGTAA
- a CDS encoding HEPN domain-containing protein gives MREEARLLWEQALEDLKTAEILIKVKRYYASVFFSQQAAEKALKALYIEIKREFPPKTHSLLRLSSELGIRDEEIIDAVLDLNPEYVVTRYPDAANEVPAKIYNERMAIEHFEKAKKVIEFCRQRLGL, from the coding sequence ATGAGAGAAGAGGCGAGACTACTCTGGGAACAAGCGCTGGAGGATCTAAAAACTGCTGAAATATTGATTAAAGTCAAGAGGTACTATGCAAGCGTATTCTTTTCACAGCAAGCTGCTGAGAAAGCCCTAAAAGCCCTATATATTGAGATTAAGAGAGAGTTTCCTCCGAAAACGCACAGCTTGTTAAGATTGTCAAGCGAACTTGGAATTAGGGATGAAGAAATCATCGATGCAGTTCTTGACTTGAACCCTGAATACGTAGTTACTAGGTATCCCGATGCTGCAAATGAAGTTCCAGCAAAGATTTACAATGAGAGAATGGCCATTGAACATTTTGAGAAAGCCAAAAAGGTGATCGAATTTTGCAGACAGAGACTTGGGCTCTAA
- a CDS encoding nucleotidyltransferase domain-containing protein has translation MNSKEELIDSMIERGRKRYLMIKNYHLYLPAIKEACESIFGNCEIYVFGSVLTGKYTAGSDVDLLIKVPRAPKSLQERAKLKVKIEELAGLPDYHPFGFHIVDEEGFKWYMEKLKVNLKKIK, from the coding sequence ATGAATTCGAAAGAAGAACTAATAGACTCGATGATTGAGCGCGGAAGAAAGAGATACTTAATGATAAAGAACTATCACCTTTATTTACCAGCGATAAAGGAAGCTTGTGAAAGTATTTTTGGTAACTGCGAGATCTATGTATTTGGAAGCGTCTTAACGGGAAAATACACGGCCGGAAGTGACGTTGATTTGTTAATAAAAGTTCCAAGGGCTCCGAAAAGCCTACAAGAAAGAGCCAAGTTAAAGGTTAAAATAGAGGAGCTTGCAGGTTTACCAGATTATCATCCCTTTGGATTTCATATAGTTGATGAGGAGGGCTTTAAATGGTATATGGAAAAGTTGAAGGTTAATTTGAAAAAGATTAAATAA
- a CDS encoding nucleotidyltransferase domain-containing protein yields MQTETWALRIAKVIKKHYPDAKIIFFGSRARGDYLKDSDYDIIIVSESFKGKHFTDRSSEVLRVLWKEGIVGDFEVLCYTPEEFERKKKAYGIVREALREGIIV; encoded by the coding sequence TTGCAGACAGAGACTTGGGCTCTAAGAATTGCAAAGGTTATAAAAAAACATTACCCTGATGCAAAAATTATATTTTTTGGCTCTAGGGCTAGGGGAGACTACCTTAAAGATAGTGATTACGATATAATCATTGTTTCTGAGTCTTTTAAAGGGAAGCATTTCACTGATAGGTCAAGCGAAGTCTTAAGAGTTTTATGGAAGGAGGGTATCGTGGGGGATTTCGAAGTTCTGTGCTACACTCCAGAGGAATTCGAGAGAAAGAAAAAGGCTTATGGAATAGTTAGGGAGGCATTAAGGGAGGGGATTATTGTTTAA
- a CDS encoding HEPN domain-containing protein: MHYEEVEMLFHRSKDYMSLANVAFKEGKFDVAIFLAGQSLQLYLKATLVKYADLRLRTHSIRELLINIGKVFEMEEKVVEFIRSNRLLLRELEDAYIDARYEPRKYSREDAEELIEFANKVMAFVEGLVNEFERRTNRLDD, translated from the coding sequence ATGCACTATGAGGAAGTTGAAATGCTCTTCCATCGTTCAAAAGATTATATGAGCTTAGCAAACGTTGCCTTCAAAGAGGGTAAGTTCGACGTGGCAATTTTTCTTGCAGGACAGTCACTTCAGCTTTATCTGAAAGCTACACTCGTTAAATACGCTGACCTACGACTAAGAACTCACTCGATAAGGGAGCTCCTTATAAACATTGGAAAAGTATTCGAGATGGAAGAGAAAGTTGTAGAGTTCATAAGATCTAACAGATTGCTGCTTCGAGAGCTCGAAGATGCATATATTGATGCAAGGTATGAGCCAAGGAAGTACTCTCGCGAAGATGCCGAAGAGTTAATTGAATTCGCTAACAAAGTTATGGCCTTTGTGGAGGGACTTGTAAATGAATTCGAAAGAAGAACTAATAGACTCGATGATTGA
- a CDS encoding CDC48 family AAA ATPase, translated as MILGRSEPQKDEIKLRVAEALKRDVGRGIVRFDRKYQRMIGVEPGDIVEIEGERITAAIVANPHPDDRGLDIIRMDGYIRKNAGVTIGDFVTIRRAEVKEAKKVVLAPAQKGVIVQIPGDIVKNNLLGRPVVKGDIIVASGRSEMYYSSGTPFDEIFRGFFEAMSVGFGELKFMVVNTIPKGIVQITYNTEVEVLPQAVEVREEKIPEVTYEDIGGLKEAIEKIREMVELPLKHPELFERLGIEPPKGVLLYGPPGTGKTLLAKAVANEANAYFIAINGPEIMSKYYGESEERLREIFKEAEENAPAIIFIDEIDAIAPKREEVVGEVEKRVVSQLLTLMDGLKSRGKVIVIAATNRPDALDPALRRPGRFDREIEVGVPDKQGRKEILQIHTRGMPIEPDFEKETVIKALKELEKDDRFDKEKIKKIIEKVSKAKSEEEIKDILREDRNLYIEVRTKLIDKLLDELAEVTHGFVGADLAALAREAAMVVLRRLIKEGKINPEAETIPREVLEELKVTKADFYEALKMVEPSALREVLIEVPNVHWDDIGGLEDVKQELREAVEWPLKYPKAFKRLGITPPKGVLLYGPPGTGKTLLAKAVATESQANFIAIRGPEVLSKWVGESEKRIREIFRKARQASPAIIFIDEIDAIAPARGTAEGEKVTDRIINQLLTEMDGLVENSGVVVIAATNRPDILDPALLRPGRFDRLILVPAPDEKARFEIFKVHTRGMPLADDVDLKELARRTEGYTGADIAAVCREAAMNALRRAVAKLSPEELEEESEKFLKSLIVTRKDFEVALKKVKPSVTKYMMEYYRQFEESRKRMVGESTGREPDYFTG; from the coding sequence ATGATACTCGGAAGGAGTGAACCTCAAAAGGATGAAATTAAGCTTAGAGTTGCTGAGGCCCTAAAGAGGGACGTTGGAAGGGGGATTGTTAGGTTCGACAGGAAGTACCAGAGGATGATAGGCGTTGAACCCGGTGATATAGTGGAGATAGAAGGAGAAAGAATAACGGCGGCGATAGTCGCTAACCCTCACCCCGACGATAGAGGTTTGGACATAATCAGGATGGATGGTTACATAAGGAAGAACGCCGGCGTAACTATTGGAGACTTTGTAACGATTAGAAGAGCGGAGGTTAAAGAGGCTAAGAAAGTAGTTCTTGCTCCGGCACAGAAGGGCGTTATAGTTCAGATTCCTGGGGACATAGTCAAGAACAACCTATTGGGAAGGCCAGTTGTTAAGGGAGATATAATAGTTGCAAGTGGAAGGAGTGAGATGTATTACTCAAGTGGTACTCCATTTGACGAGATCTTCAGGGGCTTCTTCGAGGCTATGTCGGTTGGCTTTGGAGAGCTCAAGTTCATGGTCGTGAACACGATACCAAAGGGGATAGTTCAGATAACATATAACACGGAAGTTGAGGTTCTGCCCCAAGCCGTTGAAGTTAGGGAGGAAAAGATCCCAGAAGTTACTTACGAGGATATAGGAGGATTAAAGGAGGCCATAGAGAAGATAAGGGAAATGGTGGAGTTACCGTTAAAGCATCCTGAGCTGTTTGAGAGACTTGGAATTGAGCCTCCTAAGGGTGTTCTCCTCTATGGTCCACCGGGAACCGGTAAGACCTTGCTGGCTAAAGCTGTAGCTAACGAGGCTAATGCCTACTTCATCGCAATAAACGGGCCGGAGATAATGAGCAAGTACTACGGAGAGAGCGAGGAAAGATTGAGAGAAATATTTAAAGAAGCTGAGGAGAATGCCCCGGCAATAATCTTCATAGACGAGATAGATGCGATAGCTCCGAAGAGAGAGGAAGTCGTTGGGGAGGTTGAGAAAAGGGTTGTAAGCCAGCTGTTAACTCTAATGGATGGTCTCAAGAGCAGGGGTAAAGTTATCGTAATAGCTGCAACTAATAGGCCTGATGCGCTGGACCCGGCTTTAAGAAGGCCTGGAAGGTTTGACAGGGAAATAGAGGTAGGTGTTCCAGATAAGCAGGGTAGAAAGGAGATTCTCCAGATACACACGAGAGGAATGCCAATAGAGCCCGATTTTGAGAAAGAAACCGTTATTAAGGCTTTAAAGGAGCTTGAAAAGGATGATAGGTTTGACAAGGAGAAGATCAAAAAGATAATCGAGAAGGTCTCGAAAGCTAAGAGTGAGGAGGAAATAAAGGATATACTCAGAGAGGATAGGAATCTATACATTGAGGTTAGGACAAAGCTTATAGATAAGTTGCTTGATGAGCTTGCCGAGGTTACTCATGGATTTGTTGGGGCTGACTTAGCTGCACTAGCAAGAGAAGCAGCAATGGTAGTGCTAAGAAGGCTCATAAAGGAAGGTAAGATAAATCCGGAGGCCGAAACAATTCCGAGGGAGGTTCTTGAGGAGTTAAAGGTAACTAAGGCTGACTTCTATGAGGCTTTGAAGATGGTTGAGCCTTCTGCCCTTAGGGAAGTGCTCATTGAAGTTCCAAACGTTCACTGGGACGACATTGGAGGATTAGAAGATGTAAAACAAGAACTAAGAGAAGCAGTAGAATGGCCACTAAAGTATCCAAAGGCCTTCAAGAGGCTCGGCATCACTCCACCGAAAGGCGTTCTTCTCTATGGCCCACCGGGAACTGGTAAGACCTTGCTAGCTAAGGCAGTTGCCACTGAAAGCCAGGCAAACTTCATAGCCATAAGAGGACCTGAAGTTCTAAGTAAGTGGGTTGGAGAGAGCGAGAAAAGAATAAGGGAGATCTTTAGAAAGGCTAGGCAAGCTTCACCTGCTATAATATTCATTGACGAGATAGATGCAATTGCACCAGCGAGGGGAACTGCTGAGGGGGAGAAAGTAACGGATAGGATAATTAACCAGCTACTCACTGAGATGGATGGACTAGTGGAGAACAGTGGCGTTGTTGTTATTGCTGCTACTAATAGGCCTGATATTTTGGATCCTGCGTTGTTGAGGCCTGGGCGTTTTGATAGGCTTATCCTAGTGCCTGCTCCTGATGAGAAGGCTAGGTTTGAGATATTCAAGGTTCACACGAGGGGAATGCCATTAGCTGACGACGTTGACTTGAAAGAATTGGCAAGAAGAACAGAAGGCTACACAGGAGCAGACATAGCAGCAGTCTGCAGAGAAGCAGCAATGAATGCCCTAAGGAGAGCGGTGGCTAAGCTCTCGCCGGAAGAACTTGAAGAGGAGAGTGAGAAGTTTCTAAAGAGCTTAATCGTTACAAGGAAGGACTTCGAAGTAGCGTTAAAGAAGGTCAAGCCAAGTGTTACAAAGTACATGATGGAATACTATAGACAATTCGAAGAGTCGAGAAAAAGGATGGTTGGGGAGTCTACGGGAAGGGAACCTGATTACTTTACTGGATAG
- a CDS encoding 3-methyl-2-oxobutanoate dehydrogenase subunit beta, producing MEVPEDVKRRLTLPFEENFFAGHTACQGCGASLGLRYVLKAYGRKTILVIPACCSTIIAGPWPYSALNANLFHTAFETTGAVISGIEAALKALGYKVKGEDGIMVVGWAGDGGTADIGLQALSGFLERGHDALYIMYDNEAYMNTGIQRSSSTPYGAWTTNTPGGKRHFLEKRHKKKVIDIVIAHRIPYAATASVAYPEDFLRKLKKAQKIPGPSFIQLFAPCPTGWRAPTDKTIEIARLAVQTAYFPLFEYENGKYKINMPNPKKEPKPIEEFLKLQGRFKYMTKEDIEVLQKWVLEEWERLKKLAEVFG from the coding sequence ATGGAAGTTCCTGAGGATGTTAAGAGGAGGCTGACCCTACCATTTGAGGAAAACTTCTTCGCCGGACACACTGCATGCCAAGGATGTGGTGCTTCACTTGGCCTAAGGTACGTCCTTAAGGCTTATGGAAGGAAGACGATCCTTGTGATTCCAGCCTGTTGTTCAACAATCATAGCCGGTCCATGGCCCTATTCGGCACTAAATGCAAACCTCTTCCACACGGCGTTCGAGACAACTGGAGCCGTTATAAGTGGGATTGAAGCGGCACTAAAGGCTTTGGGATATAAGGTCAAGGGAGAAGACGGAATAATGGTCGTCGGATGGGCTGGAGACGGTGGAACTGCTGACATAGGACTTCAGGCTTTGAGCGGTTTCCTCGAGAGGGGTCACGATGCCCTATACATAATGTACGATAACGAGGCCTACATGAACACTGGAATTCAGAGGTCAAGTTCAACCCCCTATGGAGCTTGGACAACGAATACACCTGGTGGAAAGAGGCACTTCCTTGAGAAGAGGCACAAGAAGAAGGTAATCGACATAGTTATCGCCCACAGGATTCCATATGCAGCAACGGCAAGCGTCGCTTATCCAGAGGACTTCTTGAGGAAGCTCAAGAAGGCCCAAAAGATTCCTGGGCCGAGCTTCATCCAGCTGTTCGCTCCCTGCCCAACTGGATGGAGGGCCCCAACGGACAAGACAATTGAGATAGCTAGGTTAGCTGTCCAGACAGCGTACTTCCCACTGTTCGAGTACGAAAACGGTAAGTACAAGATAAACATGCCCAACCCCAAGAAGGAGCCCAAACCCATTGAGGAGTTCCTCAAGTTACAGGGTAGATTTAAATACATGACTAAGGAAGATATTGAGGTATTGCAGAAGTGGGTGCTTGAGGAGTGGGAAAGGTTGAAGAAGCTTGCCGAGGTGTTCGGCTGA
- the porB gene encoding pyruvate synthase subunit PorB, translated as MAVRKPPITTREYWAPGHAACAGCGCATALRLATKAFSEAMEEKYGDPNAFAIAQATGCMEVVSAVFPYTAWKVPWVHVAFENAAAAASGIEAAWKKKGIKGKILAIGGDGGTADIGLQALSGMLERGHNVVYLMYDNEAYMNTGIQRSSSTPYGAWTTTSPPGKYSIGEDRPKKWVALIAAAHMIPYVATASIGNPFDFVKKVKKAAKVDGPAFVQVHCTCPTGWRTPLEKGIEIARLAIETGMWPLFEIENGDIWHIKIQPPGGGAKVYKEGGRVVRIEFKKPIEEYLKYQGRFKHLFKRPEAIDELRNQIKAMWKVLGVEAILPKPEE; from the coding sequence ATGGCAGTTAGAAAGCCTCCTATCACAACTCGTGAATATTGGGCTCCCGGTCACGCTGCATGTGCTGGTTGTGGATGTGCTACTGCTTTAAGGCTAGCGACCAAGGCCTTTAGCGAGGCCATGGAAGAGAAATACGGAGATCCAAACGCCTTTGCTATAGCCCAAGCAACGGGATGTATGGAGGTAGTTTCAGCTGTGTTCCCATACACGGCTTGGAAGGTTCCTTGGGTTCACGTAGCTTTCGAGAATGCGGCTGCTGCGGCCTCTGGTATTGAGGCTGCATGGAAGAAGAAGGGAATAAAGGGCAAGATTTTGGCAATCGGTGGAGACGGTGGAACAGCTGACATAGGACTTCAGGCTCTATCTGGAATGCTCGAGAGGGGACACAACGTCGTCTACTTGATGTACGATAACGAGGCTTACATGAACACTGGAATTCAGCGTTCAAGTTCAACCCCCTACGGTGCTTGGACAACAACTTCACCTCCAGGAAAATACTCAATAGGTGAGGACAGGCCAAAGAAGTGGGTTGCATTAATAGCTGCAGCTCACATGATCCCATACGTCGCCACGGCAAGCATAGGAAATCCATTCGACTTCGTTAAGAAGGTTAAGAAGGCTGCAAAGGTTGATGGTCCAGCATTCGTTCAGGTTCACTGTACCTGTCCAACAGGATGGAGGACTCCACTCGAAAAGGGAATTGAGATTGCTAGACTAGCAATAGAAACTGGAATGTGGCCTCTCTTCGAGATAGAGAACGGTGACATATGGCACATAAAGATCCAGCCCCCAGGAGGAGGAGCCAAGGTCTACAAGGAAGGGGGCAGGGTAGTTAGGATAGAGTTCAAGAAGCCCATAGAAGAATACCTCAAGTACCAGGGAAGATTCAAGCACCTCTTCAAGAGACCCGAGGCCATAGACGAGCTAAGGAACCAAATTAAGGCAATGTGGAAAGTCCTCGGTGTCGAGGCAATCCTTCCAAAGCCTGAGGAGTGA
- the porA gene encoding pyruvate ferredoxin oxidoreductase, with amino-acid sequence MEYKPIKKVVSGNYAAAYAVLHARVQVVAAYPITPQTSIIEKIAEFIANGEADIQYIPVESEHSAMAACIGASATGARVFTATSAQGLALMHEMLHWAAGARLPIVMVDVNRAMAPPWSVWDDQTDSLSQRDTGWMQFYAENNQEVYDGVLMAFKVAETVNVPAMVVESAFILSHTYEIVNMIPQELVDEFLPPRKPLYSLADFENPIAVGALATPADYYEFRYKLARAHEEAKKVIKDVGREFGERFGRDYSEMIEKAYIDDADFVFMGMGSLMGTVKEAVELLRKQGYKVGYAKVRWFRPFPREELLEIAESVKGIAVLDRNFSFGQEGILFTEAKGALYNNGARPIMKNYIVGLGGRDFTVSDVKAIAEDMKKVIESGKLDREVEWYHLKR; translated from the coding sequence GTGGAGTATAAGCCGATAAAGAAAGTTGTAAGCGGTAACTATGCTGCAGCCTACGCCGTCCTCCATGCAAGGGTTCAAGTCGTTGCCGCTTATCCAATCACGCCTCAGACGAGTATAATTGAGAAGATAGCTGAATTCATAGCAAATGGCGAAGCCGACATCCAATACATTCCCGTGGAGAGTGAGCACTCGGCTATGGCCGCATGTATAGGTGCATCCGCTACTGGAGCTAGAGTTTTCACTGCAACATCAGCCCAGGGTTTAGCTTTAATGCACGAGATGCTTCACTGGGCCGCTGGAGCTAGGTTGCCCATAGTGATGGTTGACGTTAACAGGGCCATGGCCCCTCCATGGAGCGTTTGGGACGATCAAACTGACAGCTTATCCCAAAGGGACACCGGCTGGATGCAGTTCTACGCTGAGAACAACCAGGAAGTTTACGATGGTGTCTTAATGGCGTTTAAGGTTGCTGAAACCGTTAACGTTCCGGCGATGGTAGTTGAGAGCGCTTTCATACTGAGCCACACTTATGAAATAGTTAACATGATACCCCAGGAGCTTGTAGATGAGTTTTTACCCCCGAGGAAGCCGTTGTACTCCTTAGCCGACTTTGAGAATCCAATAGCCGTTGGTGCCCTAGCAACTCCAGCTGACTACTACGAGTTCAGATATAAGCTTGCCAGGGCTCATGAAGAGGCGAAGAAGGTAATAAAAGACGTTGGAAGGGAATTCGGGGAGCGCTTCGGAAGGGACTACAGTGAAATGATTGAGAAAGCGTACATCGACGATGCGGACTTCGTCTTCATGGGCATGGGTTCCCTCATGGGGACTGTAAAGGAGGCAGTTGAGCTCTTGAGGAAGCAAGGTTACAAGGTAGGTTATGCTAAGGTGAGATGGTTCAGGCCGTTCCCCAGGGAGGAACTCTTGGAGATAGCTGAGAGCGTCAAGGGGATAGCTGTCCTCGACAGGAACTTCTCGTTCGGCCAGGAGGGAATACTGTTCACGGAGGCCAAGGGGGCTTTGTACAACAACGGAGCAAGGCCGATAATGAAGAACTACATCGTTGGACTCGGTGGAAGGGACTTTACCGTGAGTGACGTTAAGGCGATAGCCGAGGATATGAAGAAGGTAATTGAGAGCGGGAAACTGGATAGGGAGGTTGAATGGTACCACCTCAAGAGGTGA
- the porA gene encoding pyruvate synthase subunit PorA: MPIRTVMKANEAAAWAAKLAKPKVIAAFPITPSTLVPEKISEFVANGELDAEFIKVESEHSAISALVGASAAGVRTFTATASQGLALMHEVLFIAAGMRLPIVMAIGNRALSAPINIWNDWQDTISQRDTGWIQFYAENNQEALDLILLAYKVAEDERVLLPAMVGFDAFILTHTVEPVEIPDQEVVDEFLGEYEPKHAYLDPKRPITQGTLAFPAHYMEARYLVWEAMENARKVIDEAFAEFEKKFGRKYQKIEEYRTDDAEIIFVTMGSLAGTLKDWVDKKREEGYKVGAAKMTVYRPFPVEEIRELAKKTKVLAFIEKDISMGLYGAVFTDASAALINESEKPLMLDFIAGLGGRDVTFNQLDEALSIAKEALEKGKVEKPIHWIGLRKELL; encoded by the coding sequence ATGCCGATTAGGACAGTTATGAAGGCTAACGAAGCTGCAGCCTGGGCTGCCAAGCTTGCTAAGCCAAAAGTAATTGCGGCATTCCCAATTACTCCATCAACACTCGTTCCAGAAAAGATTAGTGAGTTCGTTGCAAACGGGGAATTGGATGCAGAGTTCATAAAGGTGGAGAGCGAGCACTCAGCTATCTCGGCCCTAGTTGGAGCGAGCGCAGCTGGGGTAAGAACTTTCACAGCTACTGCCTCTCAGGGATTAGCCTTAATGCATGAGGTTCTCTTCATAGCCGCTGGAATGAGGTTACCCATCGTCATGGCAATAGGTAACAGAGCTTTAAGCGCTCCAATTAACATCTGGAACGACTGGCAGGACACAATTAGTCAAAGAGATACCGGCTGGATCCAGTTCTACGCTGAAAACAATCAGGAAGCTTTGGACTTAATCCTGTTAGCTTACAAAGTTGCGGAGGATGAGAGGGTTCTCCTACCCGCAATGGTTGGATTTGATGCGTTCATATTGACACACACAGTTGAGCCAGTGGAGATTCCAGATCAGGAGGTCGTTGATGAGTTCCTTGGAGAGTACGAGCCAAAACACGCTTACCTAGATCCAAAGAGGCCTATAACCCAGGGAACCCTAGCATTCCCGGCCCACTACATGGAGGCTAGATACCTAGTCTGGGAAGCCATGGAGAACGCAAGGAAGGTAATCGATGAAGCATTCGCCGAGTTCGAGAAGAAGTTTGGGAGGAAGTACCAGAAGATTGAGGAGTATAGAACAGACGATGCCGAGATAATCTTCGTAACCATGGGTTCACTCGCTGGAACGCTCAAGGACTGGGTTGATAAGAAGAGGGAAGAGGGATACAAGGTAGGAGCAGCGAAGATGACGGTTTACAGGCCATTCCCAGTTGAGGAGATAAGGGAGCTAGCTAAGAAGACGAAGGTTCTAGCATTTATAGAGAAGGACATAAGCATGGGACTCTATGGTGCAGTCTTCACTGATGCGTCTGCAGCCCTAATAAACGAGAGCGAGAAGCCACTAATGCTCGACTTCATAGCCGGTCTCGGTGGAAGAGACGTCACATTTAACCAGCTCGACGAGGCATTGAGTATAGCCAAGGAAGCCTTAGAGAAGGGTAAGGTTGAGAAGCCAATTCACTGGATTGGATTAAGGAAGGAGCTCTTGTGA
- the porD gene encoding pyruvate synthase subunit PorD, with product MAESPFKADIERAQKELTEKMTPGAIAYIPGSSVINKTGSWRVFRPEFKKDKCVRCFLCYIYCPEPAIYLDEEGYPVFDYDYCKGCGICANECPTNAIEMVREVK from the coding sequence ATGGCTGAAAGTCCGTTTAAAGCCGATATCGAGAGGGCACAAAAAGAGTTGACTGAAAAAATGACCCCAGGAGCAATAGCTTACATCCCTGGGAGTAGCGTAATTAACAAGACCGGTTCTTGGAGAGTTTTCAGGCCAGAGTTTAAGAAGGACAAGTGCGTAAGGTGCTTCCTGTGCTACATCTACTGCCCAGAGCCTGCCATATACTTGGACGAAGAGGGCTACCCAGTTTTCGACTATGACTATTGTAAGGGTTGTGGTATATGCGCTAACGAATGCCCAACCAACGCTATAGAGATGGTTAGAGAGGTTAAGTGA